Proteins co-encoded in one Pseudopipra pipra isolate bDixPip1 chromosome 12, bDixPip1.hap1, whole genome shotgun sequence genomic window:
- the LOC135420950 gene encoding uncharacterized protein LOC135420950 yields MQPGTRAGGGRRAGRGLCGTPPRSPWAARLLLLLVMVIMVMVMGARPGAQATGGHEHGLNPNSSLWDMDYRRLLHSKKNLSGTMASYKPSSSFRSSSLLSYHGRKSLLSQNLNQKPQEKQLSCDMLLKLSRYILMDIFRPSLAWNLFRFHNCDREVNLPKLRISPLKVAQHKVKPFLMHRMLRLLGNMGVLFEAQQSKAFSLLKKQMIKPRKTPLKPEEEQSGRYTRSRCGFGISFWCCLSGIAGPGITGCNPVVRSVPGGALGARAEQKAGREVLIPGQEGRWEGGILPARGQRLCRGAASRPAAALQGQVVFAPRESGARVRVRVRGGLRARRFGG; encoded by the exons atGCAGCCAGGTACgagggcgggcggggggcgccgggctgggagggggctcTGCGGGACACCCCCGAGGAGCCCCTGGGCCGcccggctgctgctgctcctggtgaTGGTGATCATGGTGATGGTGATGGGCGCCCGGCCCGGGGCGCAGGCGACGGGCGGACACG AACATGGCTTGAATCCCAATAGTTCTTTGTGGGATATGGATTACAGAAGACTGTTGCACAGTAAGAAAAACCTTTCTGGGACCATGGCCTCTTACAAaccctccagctccttcagaagCAGCTCTCTCCTGAGTTACCATGGAAGGAAAAGTTTGCTTAGTCAGAACCTGAACCAGAAGCCACAAGAAAAGCAGTTGTCCTGTGATATGCTCCTTAAACTCTCCAGATACATTTTAATGGATATCTTTAGACCTAGCTTGGCCTGGAATCTCTTTCGGTTTCATAACTGTGATCGAGAAGTCAACCTCCCCAAACTTCGTATCAGCCCCCTCAAGGTGGCCCAGCACAAGGTGAAGCCGTTCCTGATGCACAGGATGCTCCGGCTCCTCGGGAACATGGGAGTGCTGTTTGAAGCTCAGCAGTCCAAGGCCTTCTCTCTGCTCAAGAAGCAAATGATTAAACCAAGGAAAACGCCGTTAAAACCCGAAGAGGAGCAAAGTGGTAGGTACACAAGGAGCAGATGTGGGTTTGGTATCTCTTTCTGGTGCTGTCTGAGCGGAATCGCAGGGCCGGGCATCACTGGATGCAACCCAGTGGTCCGGTCTGTGCCAGGAGGCGCACTCGGCGCTCGGGCTGAGCAAAAGGCAGGACGCGAGGTGCTcatccctgggcaggaggggcGATGGGAGGGCGGGATCCTCCCGGCCCGCGGGCAGCGGCTGTGCAGGGGCGCCGCCTCCCGCCCGGCCGcggctctgcagggacaggtCGTGTTCGCCCCGCGGGAGAGCGGGGCCCGTGTCCGTGTCCGTGTCCGTGGGGGGCTCCGGGCACGCAGGTTTGGTGGCTGA